A single genomic interval of Arthrobacter globiformis harbors:
- a CDS encoding multicopper oxidase family protein: MSVTRRQALQIGGVGIIGAFGLAVPLTSVNAKSASQLASRNMPKPYQRELPIPEVLKPKSTVVDPDGQKRHLYQIQQKAAWANIVPGLSTPILGYNGTFPGPTIKVNQGERITLEMDNVLPLFHPQWGYRLDTSTHLHGSASLPQFDGYANDLTGRDHCKDYEYPNFQPARTLWYHDHAVHNTGQSVYSGLAAQYHLHDEVEGNILPQGKFDVPLTVSDAMFAANGSLGYNDNTHSGLWGDVILVNGAPWPVMKVQRRIYRFRVLNASIARSYRFSLSTGDAMTVVATDGGLMPAAQQVTSWRHGGAERYEVLIDFSKYPVGKRVELRNLSNKNNVDYDFTNRIMAFDVTNEPVDTSGPGARVLPTLLAPSTTMSLKASDSVKTRRMRVKRDNDVWTIGGMTWDEVVESGYRKVLADPDLNDVEIWEIENSSGGWFHPVHIHLVDFQVLSRNGQAPLAHERGPKDVVYVGEGETVRLLMKFEHHRGRYMIHCHNLPHEDHDMMAQFSVGIDTNDPDPNHPVEAVLPHPIGQPAPAQGTAEVQAPQTTTQPTEVAAPLAPQPAPAPVAPQPAPAPVAAPVGQKDVVTITSARHRLKKDMTFAGTSKFTGSTAATSATVVLYDVTPGRASTRLGTVKANSLGAWTLTVKPGPTKQVTVVKAQSSLGGTATTSVRTS; the protein is encoded by the coding sequence GTGTCAGTTACACGCCGTCAGGCACTGCAAATAGGTGGAGTGGGAATCATCGGCGCCTTTGGCCTAGCCGTCCCGTTGACGTCAGTCAACGCCAAGTCGGCAAGCCAGCTGGCATCCCGCAACATGCCGAAGCCCTACCAGAGGGAACTTCCCATTCCGGAGGTGCTCAAGCCCAAAAGCACCGTTGTGGACCCGGACGGCCAGAAGAGGCACCTGTACCAGATCCAGCAGAAGGCAGCATGGGCCAACATCGTGCCAGGCCTCAGCACTCCTATCCTCGGCTATAACGGAACATTTCCAGGGCCGACCATCAAGGTGAACCAGGGCGAACGCATCACCCTGGAAATGGACAACGTGCTGCCCCTGTTCCATCCGCAGTGGGGGTATCGGCTCGACACCTCCACCCACCTTCACGGGTCAGCGTCGCTGCCGCAGTTCGACGGCTACGCCAACGACCTCACAGGCCGGGACCACTGCAAGGATTACGAATACCCTAACTTCCAGCCGGCACGGACCCTGTGGTATCACGACCACGCGGTTCACAATACGGGCCAGAGCGTCTACTCCGGCTTGGCCGCCCAGTACCATCTGCACGACGAAGTGGAAGGCAACATTCTTCCGCAGGGCAAGTTCGATGTACCGCTGACCGTTTCTGACGCCATGTTCGCTGCCAACGGCTCCCTCGGCTACAACGACAACACCCACTCAGGCCTGTGGGGCGACGTCATTCTTGTCAACGGTGCGCCATGGCCCGTGATGAAGGTCCAGCGACGGATCTACCGCTTCCGGGTTCTCAACGCGTCCATTGCGCGTTCCTACCGCTTTTCCCTGAGCACGGGAGACGCAATGACCGTGGTCGCGACGGATGGAGGCCTGATGCCCGCCGCCCAGCAGGTGACGTCCTGGCGGCACGGCGGCGCTGAGCGCTACGAGGTTCTCATCGACTTTTCGAAGTATCCCGTCGGCAAGCGGGTTGAACTGCGCAACCTGTCCAACAAAAACAATGTGGACTATGACTTCACCAACAGGATCATGGCCTTCGATGTGACGAACGAACCTGTCGACACATCCGGACCCGGCGCCAGGGTGCTGCCAACGCTCCTCGCCCCCAGCACGACCATGAGCCTCAAGGCCTCTGATTCGGTGAAGACCCGGCGCATGCGCGTGAAGCGGGACAACGACGTCTGGACGATCGGGGGCATGACCTGGGACGAAGTGGTCGAGAGCGGCTACCGGAAGGTCCTCGCTGATCCGGACCTCAACGATGTGGAAATCTGGGAAATAGAGAACAGTTCGGGTGGCTGGTTCCATCCTGTCCATATTCACTTGGTGGACTTCCAGGTCCTGAGCCGCAACGGACAGGCACCCCTGGCCCATGAACGCGGGCCCAAGGACGTGGTCTACGTCGGCGAAGGCGAGACGGTCCGGCTGCTCATGAAATTCGAACATCACCGGGGACGCTACATGATCCACTGCCACAACCTGCCTCACGAGGACCATGACATGATGGCCCAGTTCAGCGTTGGCATCGACACGAACGACCCCGATCCCAACCATCCAGTCGAAGCAGTGCTGCCACATCCGATCGGGCAACCGGCACCGGCACAAGGCACGGCAGAGGTTCAGGCACCGCAGACCACCACCCAGCCAACGGAGGTGGCTGCGCCGCTAGCACCGCAGCCGGCCCCAGCGCCGGTAGCACCGCAGCCGGCACCTGCCCCTGTTGCGGCACCTGTGGGGCAGAAGGACGTCGTGACCATTACCTCCGCCCGCCACCGGCTCAAGAAAGACATGACTTTCGCCGGAACTTCCAAGTTCACCGGCTCGACGGCGGCAACCTCGGCTACCGTCGTGCTGTACGACGTGACGCCGGGCCGCGCCTCCACACGATTGGGTACGGTGAAGGCCAACTCTCTCGGGGCCTGGACGCTCACGGTCAAGCCCGGACCAACCAAGCAGGTCACAGTCGTCAAGGCCCAATCGAGCCTCGGCGGGACAGCGACTACGAGCGTAAGGACCAGCTGA
- a CDS encoding cytochrome c oxidase assembly protein: MKNSRTKPVAAAAMILGCGLLALFIAYSTGAGQEAALLDRTGAAVIWGLPVAKLIFNVAAAGTVGPLILALFALPPKGRAFSKALGIAGVSAVLWTAAASVISVLTFHSLANLPLFSEGSGAIFVSFLTDVDAGRRSALTVLITATVALLCFGIQRQRAVAVTAVLASTGLIPLALNSHAAGGASHADSTVSVVMHMAAAAIWIGGLATLVLLRRTLETELLAAVRRYSTLALLSFLALALSGVAAGLTGIGSVQGLASQYGLILLAKTAILGLLGVFGALHRKWILTKLESIPGKARTTFAALAVAELAVMAAASGLAAALARTPPPTVSQAAPAQVSLRLPGSVDVFSSWKPDALWIFLCAVAVFLYAAGVRRVRNRGGHWPAYRAGLWFTGVALLFLVTNGGLRAYQEYLISAHVVTQMLLIAVVPLLLVPAAPLTLARLAVAPRQDGTVGGAEALTVTLRPVLSATSAPYFAAAGLGAVMAALYYTPLLDYSSRTQFGYQGMALLALLSGCLFTASLARAADGPGSSLASRLVTIGAVAALYAVHGWALAQQADQLPDSRRQEWLVAVGQPWDQPVLAFVEPAGIAMWIIAAGALLVAAATELFRALRRRDVRARNRSATERTHDLVMSSDT; this comes from the coding sequence ATGAAGAATTCACGGACGAAGCCGGTGGCCGCTGCTGCCATGATCCTGGGTTGCGGGCTACTGGCACTGTTCATTGCCTACTCGACCGGGGCCGGCCAAGAAGCAGCCCTCCTGGACCGGACCGGCGCAGCCGTCATCTGGGGGCTTCCTGTTGCCAAACTTATTTTCAATGTCGCGGCCGCCGGTACTGTCGGGCCACTCATTTTGGCACTCTTTGCCCTGCCCCCGAAGGGGAGAGCGTTCTCGAAGGCACTGGGCATTGCCGGTGTTTCTGCAGTGCTCTGGACGGCAGCCGCATCCGTGATCAGCGTCCTCACCTTCCACTCGTTGGCTAACCTGCCGCTGTTTTCGGAAGGCTCCGGGGCGATCTTTGTCAGTTTCCTGACGGACGTCGATGCTGGCCGGAGAAGCGCTCTAACAGTGCTGATCACGGCAACCGTGGCGCTCCTGTGTTTTGGCATCCAGAGACAGCGGGCTGTTGCCGTCACGGCTGTGCTGGCTTCCACGGGGCTGATACCACTGGCTCTGAACTCCCATGCCGCGGGCGGCGCGAGCCACGCCGACAGCACGGTTTCGGTGGTAATGCACATGGCCGCTGCAGCCATCTGGATCGGCGGCCTGGCAACCCTCGTCCTGCTGCGTCGAACGCTGGAAACGGAGCTGCTGGCCGCGGTCCGGCGTTACTCCACGTTGGCGCTGCTGTCCTTCCTTGCCCTGGCACTCTCGGGTGTAGCGGCTGGGCTGACAGGCATCGGATCAGTTCAGGGGTTGGCTTCACAGTACGGCCTGATTCTCTTGGCCAAGACGGCCATTCTGGGACTTCTGGGCGTGTTCGGGGCGCTGCACCGGAAGTGGATCCTCACGAAGCTGGAATCGATCCCAGGCAAGGCACGGACCACTTTCGCAGCTCTGGCCGTGGCCGAACTCGCCGTCATGGCAGCCGCATCGGGACTCGCAGCGGCCCTGGCACGCACCCCGCCGCCAACGGTCTCGCAGGCCGCACCAGCCCAGGTATCCCTACGCCTTCCGGGTTCTGTGGATGTGTTCAGCAGCTGGAAGCCCGACGCCCTTTGGATCTTCCTCTGCGCGGTCGCGGTGTTCCTGTATGCGGCCGGAGTGCGGCGCGTCAGGAACCGTGGCGGGCACTGGCCTGCCTACCGAGCCGGCCTTTGGTTCACTGGAGTCGCGCTGCTGTTCCTGGTCACCAACGGAGGACTCCGCGCTTACCAGGAGTATCTGATCAGCGCGCACGTCGTGACCCAGATGCTTCTTATCGCCGTCGTTCCGCTCCTGCTGGTTCCCGCCGCCCCGCTGACACTGGCCAGGCTCGCCGTTGCGCCCAGGCAGGACGGAACGGTCGGCGGTGCAGAAGCTCTCACCGTGACGCTGCGTCCGGTTCTGAGTGCCACGTCTGCGCCCTACTTCGCAGCCGCCGGTCTGGGGGCCGTGATGGCGGCCCTGTACTACACGCCGTTGCTGGACTACTCGTCACGCACCCAGTTCGGGTATCAGGGCATGGCCCTGTTGGCATTGCTCTCCGGCTGCCTCTTCACTGCTTCCCTGGCCCGCGCCGCTGACGGTCCTGGGTCGTCGCTGGCTTCCAGACTGGTGACCATAGGTGCCGTGGCCGCGCTCTACGCGGTGCATGGCTGGGCCCTTGCCCAACAGGCAGACCAGCTTCCCGATTCGCGGCGGCAGGAATGGCTGGTCGCCGTAGGCCAGCCTTGGGACCAGCCAGTTCTGGCGTTCGTGGAGCCGGCGGGCATAGCCATGTGGATCATCGCTGCCGGCGCACTTCTCGTAGCGGCCGCGACTGAGCTGTTCAGGGCTCTCCGACGCCGCGATGTGCGCGCTCGGAACCGTTCCGCTACTGAGCGCACCCACGACCTTGTGATGTCCTCAGATACCTGA